Within the Candidatus Aegiribacteria sp. genome, the region CAGTTCAAGCCGAGTGAACCCGTCGGTTTAAGCGCACTTGGTGCTACTTTCAATGGAGCAAATCTGTGGGGAATGTTCATTCTGAATACAGGAGAACCAGGAGAAGTATTTGAATACACAACTTCAGGTGTGTTTATTTCTACTTTTATTTGTCCCGGAACAAACAACATGGGGCTGACCTGGGACGGAACTAACCTTTGGATGTCATGTCGAGGTAATAATACTATCTACCAGATGAGTACAGGCGGTTCGGTTCTGAATTCTTTTACTGTTCCGTATGGGGAACCTGAAGATATGGCGTATGATGGTTCAAATCTTTATTTCGCTACCGCAGGTGACGCGTCTATTGTTGAAGTAACAACTACTGGTACGATTGTCGATACTTATGATCTGAGTGGTATATCAGGCAGTTTCCGCGCTGTAGCTCTAGTGTTTGATGGAAACAACTTCTGGGTATCAGATCAGATAACTGATATCATTTATGAAGTGGAATTGACGCCTCTATCTTTGGAGCAGTACACATTCGGGCGTATCAAGACTTTGTTTTAAGTTAGAGTTCATGGTCATGATAAACTAGCTCAGGATGATCCCCAAAGCTGAGCATGTCCAGTATTCAGAGTAAAGGTCAACCAAAGGAAAACTTGTCATAATTGCAAATGCCTATGACCCAGAAATGCAAATGAAAAGGATCGAAGCTTCCGGGTTATTCGATTTCTTTAATGAGATCCTTATCGCAGGAGAAGAGGTTTATTCTAAGCCCGATCCTCAAGCATTTTATCTGGTGAGCAAAAGGCTTGATCTTGAACCCGCTGAATGCATCTTCATCGGCGATTCCCCGGAATCTGATATTCCTGTGTTATCATTTCTTCCCGCAGAGATGATGTCTAAATATCTTCCTTTCTGGTTATGCAGAGCGTTTATCCCGCAGAGCGATTTGGCATTTAAGCTCTGCAATCACCGCTCTCTCCATGACTCCTGCGGCAAGTAGCCTACAACGCTGAGGACAGTGGTTGTATGAAAGTGATTCCTTTCTTCGAGTACGATAAACCTTGCTTTATCAAAAATATTTATAACAGAATTGTGTATAGAGCTTTTTCTGTGTAGTTTATCGTTGTTACATATTTGAGTGGGCTTGACATATTACAAGAAAGTATCGACTATATAGCGAACGAAGAGAGGAGGACAAACGCATGTTTCCATCTGAAAAAGCTTCTTCCTTTAATACTGTCCCTCTTCTTGTTATCGCTCTTACTATCGTCATTACGGAACTTCCCGTATTTTCAGGCCCTCCGGAAATTATCTGGGAAAGAAATCTGTTAACCGAATTCAACAGCCGATTCTGGGGAGTTAACTGTACAGATGACGGCGGAGCTATCTGCGTAGGAGAATTGGCATCTGAAGATGAGGAGATAACTTCCCTTCTCCTGGCGAAATATACATCTCAGGGTCTTCTCCAGTGGAAAACAGTTACCGGCTTGAGCCTGGGCTCAGCAGGTTACGATGTTCTACAGGTACCCGGAGGATACATAGTATGCGGAAGTATCTTCTCCGGAACCAATTACGACGGGTTACTGGCGAAGTTCGATTATTTCGGTAACATCGTCTGGCGGAGCCATCTCGAAAATCCGAACGATGACGTTCTATACGATGTAGTCATGGTGGGAGACAGCTGTTATGCCGCTACGGGGTATACCAAATCCACCGGTGCCGGGCAGAAAGACGCCTGGCTTGTTCTTTATGATTTCAATGGTAATCTTCTTTGGTCCAGGGCTTTCGGAACATCAGGTTCTGAAATAGCTTATTCCGTAACTACTCTGAGGGATGGCGGCTTTGCCCTGGTCGGAGGATGCGAGGGCAATTTCTACATCGTTATCACCGATGAAAATGGGATTGGAAGAAGCGCAAGAACCTACGATAACGGAGGCCATGAGATTGCCAGAGCCCTGATAGAATCCATCGAAGGCGGGTTTTTTCTTGTAGGATCAACAATGGAGAATAACAGCTACCAGTCTGACATATGGCTCGTAAGGACGAATTCATCCGGGGAGGAGACCTGGACCCTCGAAATTGAGGGAAGCAATATAGACACCGCATGGGATGTTGTTGAACCGGAAACCGGAGGGTTCATCATTCTCGGAAACACCATGTCTTCAGGCAGCGGTAAGTACGATGCTGTGCTTTACAGAATTGATCCCTGGCAGAACGTCATCTGGGAGATACACGCAGGCGACAGTCTTTGGAACACAGGCAGCGGCCTTTCAATAAATTCTGAGGGAAACCTGTTCTTCGCCGGGAAAACTGAATCTGCTGAAAGCGGGTTATTTTCATCCTGGCTGGTACATACCAGTCCTGAGGACCTTCTGAACTGGTAGAAGGGACAAATCATGTCCGGCAAAGATTTCCTGAAAGCCAACTGGAACCTCCTGGAGAACTTCAAAAGCGATCAGGCAAAAGGGGCTGAACATCCCCGTGTTCAGAAACCGGTGGATGACAGTACTCCTGTCACAACCCTTCCCGAGGCAGAATCGGGAATTTTTCCTGATGCAGCTCTCAGGAAAGTTATTAATTCAAGGCGGAGCGTAAGGGAATTCACCGATGCTCCCGTCAGCCTCGAGGAACTCTCATGGCTCCTCTGGTCTACACAGGGTGTTCAGAAGGTACTGAAAAGCGGGATAGCAACCTTGAGAACCGTCCCCTCAGGGGGCGCTCGTCATCCATTTGAGACGTATCTTCTTGTAAATAACGTTACAGGCCTTGAACCGGGACTGTACAGGTACCTTCCGCTTGATCATTCCATTGCCCATCTTGGAGAACAGATACCTCAGGGTAAGGTAATCAGCGGATGCCTGGGCCAGGCTTTCTGCGGTAAATGCGCCGTTACGTTCGTCTGGTCAGTTATCCCTTACAGAACCGAGTGGAGATACGGTCCCGTTTCACATAAAATAATAGCCATCGACGCCGGACATCTCTGCCAGAACCTGTATCTTGCCTGCACAGCTGCCGGTCTTGGCACCTGTGGCATAGGAGCCTACGATCAGAAAGCAATGGATTTCCTGCTTGGATTCGATGGCGATGACGAATATGTGATATATATCGCTCCCGTGGGACGAAGGAAGTGATTTCCTTGTACACGGTAATCATTGCTGTTGCCCTCGCTGTTCTTCCGGACCCGGCTGCTGTTTTCATAGCCATTCAAGATACTCCGGATGGACTGTTTTTCACAGATGGCCGGAGTACCGGACTTCACCTTGCCAGCAGCGAAGGAGAGCTTGAAACTCTCTCCCTTCAACCTGGAGCAGGGCGTAATGTTATCTTTACAGATGAAGGAATTCTATTCAAGGAATGTCCTGCGGGAGAACTGCAAAGAGTGATCTGTGTGACTGACGGGGGCAAGAGAACTGTAATCTTTTCGGGAGAATATTTCAGTGGGCCTTTCCGCTGTACTCCCAGCACATTTCTGATCGCTGAAAGAGACAGGATCTTCGAATACGATTACCAGGGTGAAGAACTGACCAGCTGGTCCATAAGAGGCTTCCCCGCATGGGTTACCTGTTCGAAAGGATCTCTCTTCTACACCGGCGAAGGCGGCGGCCTTGAGATGGTCGATATCCTGTCAGGTAGCCTTTCGAAAGTATCAGACTGCAGGGAAACAACCTTTTCAAGTATTACCGCTGGAGCCGGGGACTTGCTTCTGGCTGGAAAATCCCCCTTCGGATTCATCGTTCTTGACCCTTCGGGCAACGTAATCCTTGAAAACTCGGAAGTTTACTTCCCTTCATTGACCGATGAGGGAACCATTCTGTGTTCGTACCTGGAATTCGAGGGAATGGAGCCTGTGGCAGGAAGGGTCTGCTGTATCAATCCACGTACCGGTGCTGAACATATCCTTGTTTCTGAAGGCGTACCGCTGTATCCCCTGCAGCTCAGTAGCGGAGAAATCGTATGGACCGATTCCGATGATGGTGAACTTCATGGAATTGACACACCCACTTTACCGGATCTAGAAATGGATTCCGGTACAGACGATCCTGACGCTCATTTCGATGTTCCATATATGCACCAGAGATGGGACACTCCCGTCTGGTTCAACGGAAGCTGGTCATGCGGTCCTACCTCATGCATGATGGCAGTTCAGTACTACATGATGCTTACTCCCGATTCCATATGGGTTTCTTATCCCTCCCCCGGTCACTGGAGCCTGTGGGGCAACTACATTCCCGTAGAATACACCTTCCTTGGCTATACATACGATGAACTGGGTCCGAACCCCGATAATGTCTACGTTCCCGGTGCTCACGGGTTCATCTGCCCCGATGGAGGAGCCCGGTGGAACAACATGGTTGATTTTCTGAATCAGCACGAAGTAAGCTCCGCATGGGCGGGTACTTCGTGGTCAACCCTTACAGACCAGATAAACAGCAACTACCCTGTGGTCTGTTCTAGCAATGTTCTGGGTTACGGTCATATTATCCTTCTCAACGGGTATTACTCCAATCACACTATTGTGGTGAACGATCCCTTCGGAGACGCGAATGAAAGCGGCTGGGGCAATTACTACAATGGAAAAGATGTCCTTTACGACTGGCCGGGTTACAATAATGGACATGTGCAGATAGGGGTAAGTCAGCTCTTCTACGCCCAGTCACAGATACCTTCTGAACAGGACACTCTTGTGGATGACTGCAGCAGGGGTTTCTACAAGTACGCCAACTGCCGTTACTGGCACCTGACTGGAAGCGGCTACAACGGCAACGCATGGTGGACGTATTCAACAGGAGCCCTCCCCGACACCTGCATCGCTGAATGGCATCCGGTTCTGCCAACCGAAGGTAATTACGACGTATCCGTTTACATTCCCTCTAACTACGCTTCCGCAACCGGGATGTACAAGCTGCAGACTTCATCGGTTATTGAAGAAATCAGCCTTGACCAGGGATTGTACAGTGGAGAATGGGTTGCTCTGGGTACTTTCAGTCTCAATTACGATTCTTACCTCAGGCTTGGCGACTACACGGGAACCGGCGGCCAGTACATCGCATTCGACGCTGCCCTTTTCAGCCCTTCCGGAACGGGAATCAGCGGGGATGGATCAACTGTCCAGACTGATGAAATCCGCTTATGGCCGAACCCCTGCGGAGAACTCGCCTCGATACTTCTGCCATACGGCAACGAAGGCGTTTCGATCGAGGTGTACGATACTGTGGGAAGACTTGTTTCGAATATCTCGTCCGGTGAGTTCACGGAAATTATGCAGCTGGATGTCTCGTCCCTCTCAGCAGGGCTTTACCTGCTTCGAGTCAACGTGAATGGAACAGACGGTTCAGTATTTACCAGACTTCTCTCGGTCTGCAGATAATCCGGAAGGTGTAATCTGCTCTATCTTGCCCTGGCGGTAGTCTGCAGCACTTCAATCGCTCTGATATTCAAGGTAAGTGAAACCAGGAACATGAACCGTTACGCGGTAACAAGCTTCAATTACCTTGTCGCGTCACTGATATCCCTCTTCTTCGTACTGATGGATGATTTTCCTCAAGAATATTTTACCCAGGCTCTGAGCAGTTTTTCGGCTGAATTCCTCACTGCAATGAACGGAGGAACGTTCAGTCCCGCCGGAAGCGCCGGCTGGGCTCTGATCACCGGCCTTCCTTCGGGCGTTCTATATTTTTTGGGGTTCATCTACCTCCAGAAAGCTGTAAGAGAGAGCGGAGTAAGCCTTGCCGGAAGTTTTTCAAAAATGGGAGTTCTTGTCCCCATGGTTCTTGCCGTTTTTCTATGGAATGAACTGCCAACGGAAATACAATGGGGCGGGATATTTCTTGCAATGGTTTCCATTCTGCTTGCGAATTTTGATTTCACTCATCCAGGCGGGATAATGGCGGGTTTTCAACCTGTATTGCTGATACTTTTTCTTATTGTCGGATTGTCGGAATTCAGCAACAAAGTTTATCAGAGGTATGGAGTTCTGGAAATGAAGAGCCTTTTTCTGTTCTTCATTTTCACCACCGCGCTTTTCATAAGCGGCTGGAAGACATTCAAACAGAGAGAGGGGATTCATGTCTCCCATTTTCTCACAGGTGTCGCGGTAGGCATACCCAATTACTTCGCTTCATTCTTCCTTATTCTGTCCCTCTCCAGGTTGAAAACGGCGGTTGTATTCCCCATTTACAGCGCTGCTACAATCGTATTGATAAGCATCGCGGGCTGGCTGTTCTTCAAAGAAAAACTTAAAACAAGGGAAAGGATCGCAGTAGTCCTTACTGTAACAGCCCTCGTACTGGTGAACATTCAGCCGTGAAAAAGAACGTACTATCCGCAGCGGATCGAACCCGTCTTCTGGGAACCCAGAGCATTGGCAGGCTTCTGATAAGGCTTTCGGGTCCCGCTATAACAGGCATGCTGGTCCAATCCATGTACAATCTTGTGGACACCATCTTTGTGGGCAAGGGAGTAGGAACCCTGGCGCTTGCGGCTCTTGCTGTCTGTTTACCCATCCAGATTTTTCTGCTCGCGGTTAGTAAGACAGTAGGAATAGGAGCGGCATCCATAATATCCAG harbors:
- a CDS encoding C39 family peptidase — encoded protein: MYTVIIAVALAVLPDPAAVFIAIQDTPDGLFFTDGRSTGLHLASSEGELETLSLQPGAGRNVIFTDEGILFKECPAGELQRVICVTDGGKRTVIFSGEYFSGPFRCTPSTFLIAERDRIFEYDYQGEELTSWSIRGFPAWVTCSKGSLFYTGEGGGLEMVDILSGSLSKVSDCRETTFSSITAGAGDLLLAGKSPFGFIVLDPSGNVILENSEVYFPSLTDEGTILCSYLEFEGMEPVAGRVCCINPRTGAEHILVSEGVPLYPLQLSSGEIVWTDSDDGELHGIDTPTLPDLEMDSGTDDPDAHFDVPYMHQRWDTPVWFNGSWSCGPTSCMMAVQYYMMLTPDSIWVSYPSPGHWSLWGNYIPVEYTFLGYTYDELGPNPDNVYVPGAHGFICPDGGARWNNMVDFLNQHEVSSAWAGTSWSTLTDQINSNYPVVCSSNVLGYGHIILLNGYYSNHTIVVNDPFGDANESGWGNYYNGKDVLYDWPGYNNGHVQIGVSQLFYAQSQIPSEQDTLVDDCSRGFYKYANCRYWHLTGSGYNGNAWWTYSTGALPDTCIAEWHPVLPTEGNYDVSVYIPSNYASATGMYKLQTSSVIEEISLDQGLYSGEWVALGTFSLNYDSYLRLGDYTGTGGQYIAFDAALFSPSGTGISGDGSTVQTDEIRLWPNPCGELASILLPYGNEGVSIEVYDTVGRLVSNISSGEFTEIMQLDVSSLSAGLYLLRVNVNGTDGSVFTRLLSVCR
- a CDS encoding SagB/ThcOx family dehydrogenase, giving the protein MSGKDFLKANWNLLENFKSDQAKGAEHPRVQKPVDDSTPVTTLPEAESGIFPDAALRKVINSRRSVREFTDAPVSLEELSWLLWSTQGVQKVLKSGIATLRTVPSGGARHPFETYLLVNNVTGLEPGLYRYLPLDHSIAHLGEQIPQGKVISGCLGQAFCGKCAVTFVWSVIPYRTEWRYGPVSHKIIAIDAGHLCQNLYLACTAAGLGTCGIGAYDQKAMDFLLGFDGDDEYVIYIAPVGRRK